One part of the Ictidomys tridecemlineatus isolate mIctTri1 chromosome 13, mIctTri1.hap1, whole genome shotgun sequence genome encodes these proteins:
- the Slc14a2 gene encoding urea transporter 2 isoform X2 — protein sequence MTDEQLPLKEMSDNHNSPLLPGPLSSRHKLYESEPSSPTWPSSPQDTHPALPLLEMPEEKDLRLSDEDSHIVKIEKPSERNKRKGSKVSHRGSADRGGFSLFQAVSYLTGEMEEYRNWLKDKPLAFQFVDWILRGAAQVMFVNNPLSGLLIFIGLLIQNPWWTIAGALGTVVSTLTALALNQDRSAIAAGLHGYNGTLVGLLVAVFSEKLDYYWWLLFPVTFTAMACPVISSALSTIFSKWDLPVFTLPFNIAVTLYLAATGHYNLFFPMTLVEPVSSVPNITWTEIEMPLLLQAIPAGVGQVYGCDNPWTGGMILVALFISSPLICLHAAIGSIVGMLAALTVATPFETIYMGLWSYNCVLSCIAIGGMFYALTWQTHLLALVCALFSAYMGAALSNMMAVVAVPSGTWAFCISTLIFLLLTTNNPAIYKLPLSKVTYPEANRIYYLTMKSSEEEKSPSGD from the exons ATGACCGATGAGCAGCTGCCCCTCAAGGAGATGTCTGACAACCACAACAGCCCTCTCCTGCCAGGGCCTCTTTCCAGCAGACACAAACTCTACGAGTCAGAGCCGAGCAGCCCTACCTGGCCGTCTAGCCCCCAGGATAcacacccagccctgcccctgctgGAAATGCCTGAAGAAAAG GATCTCCGATTATCTGATGAAGACAGCCACATTGTGAAAATTGAAAAACCCAGTGAAAGGAACAAAAGGAAAGGGAGCAAGGTGTCCCACAGGGGCTCTGCAGACCGGGGAGGCTTCAGCCTCTTCCAAGCAGTGAGCTACCTCACGGGGGAGATGGAGGAGTACAGGAACTGGCTGAAAG ATAAGCCCCTGGCCTTCCAGTTCGTAGACTGGATCCTGAGGGGAGCCGCTCAGGTGATGTTCGTCAACAACCCTCTCAGTGGGCTCCTCATCTTCATCGGGCTTCTGATCCAGAATCCCTGGTGGACCATTGCTGGGGCTCTGGGGACAGTGGTCTCCACCTTAACTGCCCTCGCCTTAAACCAGGACAG ATCAGCCATTGCCGCAGGACTGCACGGCTACAATGGTACGCTGGTGGGACTGCTGGTGGCCGTGTTCTCTGAGAAGTTGGACTACTACTGGTGGCTTCTGTTCCCTGTGACCTTCACAGCCATGGCCTG CCCAGTTATCTCCAGTGCGCTGAGCACCATCTTCAGCAAGTGGGACCTGCCAGTTTTCACGCTGCCCTTCAACATCGCTGTGACTCTGTACCTGGCAGCCACAGGCCACTACAACCTCTTCTTCCCCATGACGCTAGTAGAGCCTGTGTCGTCGGTACCCAATATCACCTGGACAGAGATTGAAATGCCCTTG CTGTTACAAGCCATCCCCGCTGGGGTTGGCCAGGTGTATGGCTGTGACAACCCCTGGACCGGCGGCATGATCCTGGTGGCTCTGTTCATCTCCTCCCCGCTCATCTGCTTACACGCAGCCATCGGGTCCATCGTGGGGATGTTAGCAG CCCTGACGGTGGCCACGCCCTTCGAGACAATCTACATGGGCCTCTGGAGCTACAACTGCGTCCTCTCCTGCATCGCCATCGGGGGCATGTTCTACGCCCTCACCTGGCAGACCCACCTGCTGGCACTTGTCTGTG CTCTGTTTTCTGCATACATGGGAGCAGCCCTTTCTAACATGATGGCGGTG GTGGCTGTGCCATCAGGCACCTGGGCCTTCTGTATCTCTACCCTCATCTTCCTGCTTCTGACGACCAACAACCCAGCCATCTACAAGCTCCCACTCAGCAAGGTCACCTACCCAGAGGCCAACCGCATCTACTACCTGACAATGAAAAGCAGTGAAGAAGAGAAGTCTCCCAGCGGTGACTAG